TTCTGTTTTTACGCTATCACTAATTCTTCACTAATTGAAACAAGTTTCAGTTCCTATAATCTTGAAATGTCAACAATGCCCCTTGTTCTGTTTTTGTATGCAACTTAATCGGTGCGttttgtaacaaacttttgTTACTTCACGGCAATTCCGATTATCTTGTTTTCTTTCATTCTTATcttgttataagttataacaacTTACTTACAAGTGTTTCAAACCATTTGTGATATTTCAGACTTTGCTActgctagtttttttttatatgtatagtAGTTAGTTATGGTTTTGCAATGGTTTTGTTTAATTATACAATTTGTTTGATATATAGAATCGAATCTTGGAGTTAATTAGCAAAGGAAAGAGTGAAAAAGAAGATGGGGAAGAATCAACGGTCAAATTGGTGGTGGCTTGATAATAGTCCCACTAATACCAAACGATCACCATGGCTTCACTCCACTCTCTCTGGTatcatttctttcttttaatgaCTTATACACTGTATGCTTTCAAGTATGCTTTGATTCCATGAAAATtgtattgttgttgttttgttgctaTGAACTACTATGATCAGGCGTGTTAAGGTGTCCAacatgtgtcggtgtcagacactcgtatgacactctTAGAACAAGTGACGGACAATTTAGATAGTGtcttaaaaaaagtatttacGCCAATACTCTTTCATAGGACAAGTGTCACAAATTTAGCATGTTTAGCTTCCCGGTAAATATATTAGAATCATTGTGATGCATTGtgattttacaaaatctacggTTAGATTAACCAGGATTACCGTGATTTTGACTGCGAAACCAAACATATGGTTAATCTTGTTTGATCGGCCACAAATGTCCCAAATGTGAGTTCTCCCAAGCACAGGAATCAGAATTAGTCTTTGTTTTTTTCACTTTAGTGATTTGTCCCAAATAGATCCGTTGGCTATATTCATAAATTGTTTGTTTGTATCTGCTGATAAATTATTGTGTTCATAGAAAAAGTTGAATTCTTGTCTAAAATCATTCAAAAGGTTGCCTACCGTTATGAATATGCTGATTTGTTTAAGTGTTGTTTTgatgttctttttcttttctaactTTTGTCTATGGAATTAGCCGTTGGACACTTTTTGTTTGGTAGTTAGACACCTTTTATTTGGTTTAGTTGTGACtttaatatatgtttggttctagGTGGCAATAATTGATTTTACAAATTCAACATTGATTAAAAGCTAACATGTTTTTAATCCATGGAGTACTAGTACACTCTTTAATTTAAGGCACTAGTTGACATTTATGAGGCCTATTAAATTTACGTGGGatctttttttttgataaaggggaaaataaaaagacaacaacacaaactaaCGAGGACGCTGCCTCAAGACACTCGTTGCATCCGCAACCAGCACATGCGCTATTTGCGGAGGCGGAGAAGTCCATAACTTAATATTAACATCTGACTGAGAAAAAATTCATATATGGTGGAATCTAAACACCATAACACTCTACCTGAGAAAAAATTCACCGAAAATGCCCTACTGCTTTATTGTGAGTGGGACGCGCCATTGGCGTCTTAGTGTCCCAGGAGGGATGCGCCATTGGGAGGTCAGCGTCCTTATGAAGGACGCGCCATCCTCAAGGCTGCGTCCTGagttggtttttatttttttcctttgcgTTTTTGAAGGAGAGGGGTAGGGTTTTGGAAGGGTTAAGGGTTAGAAGGGGTTTTAAGGGTTAAGGGTTAGATGGGGTTTtgagggttagggtttaggtttttttttttaaagaaattattgaaaaaaattatacaaaaattatattaattaatataaacacactacaacaattttatttatttttaacattttgtatttttagggttttaggttttttttttattatatatattatgtttctattttacttgtttttcaacaaaacaaaaattagaagtaaatagaaaacaaaagattttGAGGAAAAACCGtgcaataataatatttaatattattttttataatacaatACAAAAATTGGTAATTAATTGGAATTTGGATAATTCCTACGATCATGGCCCGACACCCTACATAACGTACACTTATTCAAAGTTTCGGTCTCGTCCATTTCTGTCCTAATGCGCGTACTTTGCAGAAGACCTCTCTTACATTTTTTCATTGCTGGGTCAGGGCAAAGTCGACGGCCATAATATTGGGGCCAATATGATTTGTCTTGAATTCCCGGGAAGATGTTATTATATACACAAAATACACTTGCAGCTTTGTACACGTCATGTATATGAACTTGGTAAGCTTGTGCAGCATGGGAGCATGCAGCAATAACATGCGAACAAGGCAAATGTAAAGCTCGAAATTCTCCACAATCACACCAGCTTTCACCCAACTTGAGCAAAAATTGACCCATTGGTCGACCCTCGTTGTGATTAACAGTTTCCATTACCCTGAAAGTTTGATTAAGTCGATCAAAAACAATGACTTGATGTGAGTTTGCCTTATGCATTTCTTCTTCAATCCGACATAAATAATATAAGTGGAATGAGATATACATCTTCggtgattttttttgaaatgtgGTTTGCTCCAACCCATAAGTGATCACCCATTTTATGATATGTGGTTGTGGGTAGAAAAATGTGATTTATTATAAGTGAGAtgagaaatatattaaaattagtgAAGTAGTAGAgtagtagaaaaaaaatatttaaatgaaagATGAGAAATATATTAGAATTAGTGAAGTAGTAGAGTAGTAgaaaaaaagtatttaagtGAAAGATGAGAAATGTAGTAGTTGTGTGATGAATGAATGGTTTGATATTTATATAGGTGCAGATTCATAAAAGTGTTAATGAGTTGGTTGAATTTATCTTCTCATTAAATTTATCTTCTCAACAACAAATTCAACCAACTCATAAACTCACTGTCGTTTATTACCATTTTTCATCaaacttataaaaattcaaCCAACTCATTAACACTTTTATGAATCTCCACCCCTATAAATATCAAACTCATGATCATTCATTCATCACACAACTACTACATTTCTCATCTTtcacttaaataatttttttctactACTCTACTACTTCACTAATTCTAATATATTTCTCATCTTTCACTTAAATACTTTTTTCTACTACTCTACTACTTCATTAATTCTAATATATTTCTCATCTTACTtataataaatcatttttttctacCCACAACCACATATCATAAGATGGGTGATCACTTATGGGTTGGAGCAAaccatatttaaaaaaaaatcatcgaaGATGTATGTCTCATTCCACTTATATTATTTATGTCGAATTGAAGAAGCAATGCATAAGGCAAACTCACATCAAGTCATTGATTTTGATCGACTTAATCAAACTTTCAGGGTAATGGAAACTAACGAGGGTCGATCAATGGGTCAATTTCTGCTCAAGTTGGGTGAAAACTGGTGTGATTGTGGAGAATTTCAAACTTTACATTTGCCTTGTTCGCATGTTATTGCTGCATGCTCCCTGCACAAGCTTACCAAGTTCATATACATGACATGTACAAAGCTGCAAGTGTATTTTGTGTATATAATAACACCTTCCCGGGAATTCAAGACAAATCATATTGGCCCCAATATTATGGCCGTCGACTTTGCCCCGACCCGGCAATGAAAAGATGTAAGAGAGGTCGTCCGCAAAGTACGCGCATTAGGGCAGAAATGGACGAGACCGAAACTTTGAATAAGTGTACGTTATGTAGGGTGTCGGGCCATGATCGTAGAAATTGTCCAAATTCCAATTAATTACCAATTTTTGTattgtattataaaaaataatattatatattattattgcaCGGTTTTTCCTcaaattcttttgttttctatttacttctaatttttgttttgttgaaacataatatatataataaaaaaaaacaaaaacctaaaaccctaaaaatacaaaatgtcaaaaaaaaaattaaaattgttgtagtgtgtttatattaattaatataatttttttcaataatttcttttaaaaaaaaaccctaaaccctaaccctcaAAACTCCATCTAACCATTAACCCTCAAAACCCCTTCTAACCCTTAACCCTTCCAAAACCCTACCCCTCTCCTTCAAAAACgcaaagggaaaaaaaaaaaaaccaactcaGGACGCAACCTTGGGGATGACGCGTCCTTCATAATGACGCTGACCTCCCAATGGCGCGTTCCTCCTGGGAGACTAAGACGCCAATGGCGCGTCCCACTCACAACAAAGCAGTAAGGCATTTCGGTGAATTTTTTCTCAGGTATGGTGTTATGGTGTTTTTCGGTTTTGACAGGtgtagtttaaaaaaaaattcgaaatGTGTGTTAGTTTACAAGTGgtgtactccctccggccttatttataagcaaaagtcaacaaagTTTTTtgccttaaatataagcaaaagttacaaAAACCAAGTTTATTTAAAGCTATTCTTCCAAAATTACCCTCATTAATGATTGTAAAGTTACTTTAAAGctactttttaaaatgattgtAAAGTTCCAATGCAAATTTAAGGTCATTTTAGGAATTGTAGtagaaattttacataaaatcaagaaaaaaagtATCTTCTTATTAAGTGTGCAAATGAGAATATTTGCTTACAAAAGAGGCCGGAgtagtatagtttttttttttgttgaaatctACAAGTGGTGTATAGTGATTTTAATTGAAACAAcggaaaataaaaatgtaactGACATCAATTGTGTCAATCTTTCACTTATAAAAGACATTGAGAGTCAAGTTTTTTCTCTTTGCAAGAACACTCGCATATgagtcaaaataaatttatgatgCAAACATGCTTTATATATTTGGTATGTAATCCTTGTTTTTCTGCTTCATGATTATTCTAGAGCTAAATGAGAAGACAAATGCGATGTTAAAGTTAATTGAAGAAGATGCAGATTCCTTTGCAAAACGTGCAGAGATGTATTACAAGAAAAGACCCGAGCTTATTAGCATGGTTGAAGATTTCTATCGGACACATCGCTCGTTAGCCGAGCGGTATGATCAAGTCAAACCAGACACCGGAATCAGCCCCATTGCGTCAAGGGTATCCCCTTTTGCTTCAGCCAAATATCAGATAGAGAAGTTAATAAGTTTTGCAGATACCGGTTACGATACCTATTCTGAGAATTTCGACGTAGACGAGTCTATGGAATCAGAAGTTGATGATCCTGAGCATGAAGAAAAACCGGTGGCCAAATTTCATAGCTACACAAAAGACGAACAAGTTTCATCCGTGGCTGTCAACGTAGAAGTGATGAAGTTGAGAGACGAAATTAAGAGAGTAAGCAACGAGAACAAGGTTCATAAGGAGCAATTGAAGCAGAAAGATACAATTTGTGATGAAGTAATGAAATTGAGGGAAGAAATAGAAAAACTAAGGGAAGAAAATGAGGCACATAAGGAACAACTCAAGCTTAAGGATGAAGAGAAGATAGATGTGATTAAACAATTGAGTTTAGCAATAGATTTGTTGAAGCAAGATAATGTGATGATGAGAAGCTTTATTGCTAAAGAGTCTACTAAGAAATGGAAGTTTCCATTTGAGTTGAACAAACTTGGAGCATTTTCTGTGAAATTGTTTAATGGGAATCAAAGGAATCAGCCTAGTGTTGAACTCTCTAGATGTGGTTTACATGGTCATCAAATAGCTTAGTTATATATAacattcttataaatatttttacacaatAATTAAGTTTATAGTCTTTTGATTCATAGTTTGTGTGCTTAGAATGttcattgtattttttctttacaTGTTCCTTTTACTTGTGACTAATTATTATATGTATCCCAAttgttacaattttttaattctttatgCATGTGATTGTATTGTAGGCCATCTCAAATTAATTGTCCTTGTCCTTGTTTATGTTTGTGAGTTACTTTTGCCGCCTTACTAGTTATTTAAACATTGTCCGCGACTTAAGTAAcggatgagtttttttttttccaaaacgCTGTATTTTTACACATTCGCTACTTAAGTTGCGGATgtataaaaatagggcgcgcgagtaattAGTAGAATGATAAAAGTAACTctgtttatgttatatgttacTTACATGCTACGTCAATGTGATGTGAACATGTTCTTTTATggtcaatgttttttttttttggtacacttTTATGGTCCATGTTTACGCACTGAAATTTCTATTCAACAaacggatttttttttttgggtaacaATACAGCTGTTGATTGAGGGTTGGGATATCATGCAGTAACTACATGCTCACTGTATTGAATATAAGTCGTTGGATCTTAAATAAATGGTAGAGATTCATTGCGTATAACTGT
This genomic interval from Trifolium pratense cultivar HEN17-A07 linkage group LG6, ARS_RC_1.1, whole genome shotgun sequence contains the following:
- the LOC123893107 gene encoding protein NETWORKED 3A, which gives rise to MGKNQRSNWWWLDNSPTNTKRSPWLHSTLSELNEKTNAMLKLIEEDADSFAKRAEMYYKKRPELISMVEDFYRTHRSLAERYDQVKPDTGISPIASRVSPFASAKYQIEKLISFADTGYDTYSENFDVDESMESEVDDPEHEEKPVAKFHSYTKDEQVSSVAVNVEVMKLRDEIKRVSNENKVHKEQLKQKDTICDEVMKLREEIEKLREENEAHKEQLKLKDEEKIDVIKQLSLAIDLLKQDNVMMRSFIAKESTKKWKFPFELNKLGAFSVKLFNGNQRNQPSVELSRCGLHGHQIA